One genomic region from Streptomyces sp. Li-HN-5-11 encodes:
- a CDS encoding PIN domain nuclease, which yields MQDRYLIDRSALARWTKPSVKEVLRPLHERYLLAVCSPTEFEMIHSARDSSEATRISAWLHAFDYLATDDDAFTRALEIQRHALNAGFHRALSLPDLLIAATAELNQRTVLHYDGDFDMIASLTGQPTEWVVPPGSADR from the coding sequence ATGCAGGACCGGTATCTGATCGACAGGTCCGCCCTCGCCCGCTGGACGAAGCCGAGCGTCAAGGAGGTGCTCAGACCTCTGCACGAGCGCTACCTCCTCGCCGTATGCAGCCCCACGGAATTCGAGATGATCCACTCCGCGCGGGACAGCTCGGAAGCAACACGCATCAGCGCCTGGCTCCACGCCTTCGACTACCTCGCAACAGACGACGACGCCTTCACCCGCGCTCTTGAGATCCAGCGCCACGCCCTCAACGCGGGCTTCCACCGCGCCCTGTCCCTACCCGACCTGCTGATCGCCGCCACAGCGGAACTGAACCAGCGAACAGTCCTCCACTACGACGGGGACTTCGACATGATCGCCTCCCTCACCGGCCAGCCCACCGAATGGGTCGTCCCACCCGGGAGTGCCGACCGGTGA
- the hydA gene encoding dihydropyrimidinase → MSSRTVIRGGLVITASDEIHADVLIEDGRVAALAASGTPAAEALTADRTIDATGKYVIPGGVDAHTHMELPFGGTFASDTFETGTRAAAWGGTTTIVDFAVQSVGHSLREGLDAWHAKAEGNCAIDYGFHMIVSDVNQETLKEMDLLVEEGVTSFKQFMAYPGVFYSDDGQILRAMQRSAENGGLIMMHAENGIAIDVLVEQALARGETDPRYHGEVRKALLEAEATHRAIRLAQVAGAPLYVVHVSAEEAVAELTRARDDGLNVFGETCPQYLFLSTDNLAEPGFEGAKYVCSTPLRPREHQAALWKGLRTNDLQVVSTDHCPFCFTGQKELGRGDFSKIPNGLPGVENRMDLLHQAVVDGHISRRRWIEIACATPARMFGLYPKKGTIAPGADADIVIYDPHAEQVMSAETHHMNVDYSAYEGRRVTGRVESVLSRGETVITEREYTGRAGHGVYTPRSTCQYLN, encoded by the coding sequence ATGAGCAGCCGTACCGTCATCCGTGGCGGCCTCGTCATCACCGCCTCCGACGAGATCCACGCCGACGTCCTGATCGAGGACGGCCGCGTCGCCGCCCTCGCCGCCTCCGGCACTCCGGCCGCCGAGGCCCTCACCGCCGACCGGACCATCGACGCCACCGGGAAGTACGTCATCCCGGGCGGCGTCGACGCGCACACCCACATGGAGCTGCCCTTCGGCGGCACCTTCGCCTCCGACACCTTCGAGACGGGCACCCGCGCCGCCGCCTGGGGCGGCACGACCACGATCGTCGACTTCGCGGTGCAGAGCGTCGGCCACTCCCTGCGTGAGGGCCTGGACGCCTGGCACGCCAAGGCGGAGGGCAACTGCGCGATCGACTACGGCTTCCACATGATCGTCTCCGACGTGAACCAGGAGACGCTCAAGGAGATGGACCTGCTGGTGGAGGAGGGCGTGACCTCCTTCAAGCAGTTCATGGCCTATCCGGGTGTCTTCTACAGCGACGACGGCCAGATCCTGCGCGCCATGCAGCGCTCCGCCGAGAACGGCGGGCTGATCATGATGCACGCCGAGAACGGCATCGCGATCGACGTCCTGGTCGAGCAGGCGCTCGCTCGCGGCGAGACCGACCCGCGCTACCACGGCGAGGTCCGCAAGGCGCTGCTGGAGGCCGAGGCCACCCACCGCGCCATCCGGCTGGCACAGGTCGCGGGCGCGCCCCTGTACGTCGTGCACGTCTCGGCCGAGGAGGCGGTCGCCGAGCTGACCAGGGCGCGCGACGACGGGCTGAACGTCTTCGGCGAGACCTGCCCGCAGTACCTGTTCCTGTCCACCGACAACCTCGCCGAGCCCGGCTTCGAGGGCGCGAAGTACGTGTGCAGCACGCCCCTGCGCCCCAGGGAGCACCAGGCGGCCCTGTGGAAGGGGCTGAGGACGAACGACCTCCAGGTCGTCTCCACCGATCACTGCCCCTTCTGCTTCACCGGCCAGAAGGAACTCGGCCGCGGCGACTTCTCCAAGATCCCCAACGGCCTGCCGGGCGTCGAGAACCGCATGGACCTGCTCCACCAGGCCGTCGTCGACGGACACATCTCGCGCCGCCGCTGGATCGAGATCGCCTGCGCCACCCCGGCCCGCATGTTCGGCCTCTACCCGAAGAAGGGCACCATCGCTCCGGGCGCCGACGCCGACATCGTCATCTACGACCCGCACGCCGAGCAGGTGATGTCCGCCGAGACCCACCACATGAACGTCGACTACTCGGCCTACGAGGGCAGGCGCGTCACCGGCCGCGTCGAGAGCGTCCTCTCACGTGGCGAAACGGTCATCACCGAGCGGGAGTACACCGGACGCGCCGGTCACGGCGTCTACACCCCGCGCTCCACCTGTCAGTACCTCAACTAG
- a CDS encoding type II toxin-antitoxin system VapB family antitoxin, with the protein MARTVIDLDEDMVAEAMRIFGTKTKAKAVRLAMEDAVKRHLRQEGFDAMDAGEFDFSEIVENTGPRNADGSLKRDGGRAA; encoded by the coding sequence ATGGCCAGAACCGTCATCGATCTCGACGAGGACATGGTCGCCGAAGCCATGCGCATCTTCGGGACCAAGACGAAGGCAAAGGCCGTCCGCCTCGCCATGGAAGACGCTGTCAAGAGGCATCTGCGACAGGAGGGCTTCGACGCCATGGACGCCGGCGAGTTCGACTTCAGCGAGATCGTCGAGAACACCGGACCCCGCAACGCGGACGGCTCCCTCAAGCGCGACGGAGGCCGAGCCGCCTGA
- a CDS encoding helix-turn-helix transcriptional regulator gives MSIAEVDAAEGVEARAVPAGEWEREPHPSDSLRTFGAVVQALREHAGLSRAELAERVRYSKHTVESVELGRRMPDSAFVERAEEALGNTGALRKAARFLTRGEAGLAAWFRRWARLEREAVSLCTYECRLVPGLLQSEAYARAVFEGTIPLRTDEELEAQLAARMERQAMMRERPTVPFSFIVEEHVFRRRFGGAEVMRELFDHVLERSAPRNVTLQVVPLEAGLHACLDGPVQILETPEGQRLGYSEGQKNGRLISDPKEVSVLCHRYDTLRSQALNPKESRDLLERLRGEL, from the coding sequence ATGAGCATCGCCGAAGTGGACGCGGCCGAGGGCGTCGAGGCGCGGGCGGTTCCGGCGGGGGAGTGGGAGCGCGAACCCCATCCTTCCGACAGTCTGCGCACGTTCGGCGCGGTCGTCCAGGCACTGCGCGAACACGCGGGGCTCAGCAGGGCCGAACTCGCCGAGAGGGTGCGGTACTCCAAACACACCGTGGAATCGGTGGAGTTGGGGCGCAGGATGCCGGACAGCGCGTTCGTCGAGCGCGCGGAGGAGGCTCTCGGCAACACCGGTGCCCTGCGGAAGGCCGCCCGGTTCCTCACGCGGGGCGAGGCGGGACTGGCTGCCTGGTTCCGGCGGTGGGCACGGCTGGAGCGGGAGGCGGTGAGCCTGTGCACGTACGAGTGCAGGCTGGTTCCGGGGTTGTTGCAGTCGGAGGCGTATGCGCGGGCGGTGTTCGAGGGCACGATCCCGCTCCGGACGGACGAGGAGCTGGAGGCGCAGCTCGCGGCCCGGATGGAACGGCAGGCGATGATGCGGGAGCGGCCGACCGTGCCGTTCAGCTTCATCGTCGAGGAGCATGTGTTCCGGCGGAGGTTCGGGGGTGCGGAGGTGATGCGGGAGCTGTTCGACCATGTGCTGGAACGGAGCGCTCCGCGGAACGTGACGCTGCAGGTGGTGCCGCTGGAGGCGGGGTTGCATGCGTGCCTGGACGGACCGGTGCAGATTTTGGAGACCCCGGAGGGGCAGCGGCTCGGCTACTCCGAGGGACAGAAGAACGGGCGGCTCATCTCCGACCCGAAAGAGGTGAGTGTGCTCTGCCATCGCTATGACACACTGCGCTCGCAGGCCCTGAACCCGAAGGAATCCCGGGACCTGCTGGAGCGACTGCGAGGAGAGCTATGA
- a CDS encoding nitrilase-related carbon-nitrogen hydrolase, with translation MSRVIRAALFQTAWTGDKESMIQVHEQAARDAAAQGAQVLCFQELFYGPYFCQVQDPAFYEYAEQIPEGPIVRRFQALARELGIVLVLPMYEEEQPGVLYNTAAVIDADGSYLGKYRKTHIPQVRGFWEKFYFRPGNSGWPVFDTKVGRVGVYICYDRHFPEGWRALGLAGAEIVFNPSATSRGLSGYLWQLEQPAAAVANEYFVGAINRVGVEEYGDNDFYGTSYFVDPEAQFVGEVASDKETELVVRDLDMAKLREVRDRWQFYRDRAPGAYGPLTAP, from the coding sequence ATGAGCAGAGTGATCCGTGCCGCCCTCTTCCAGACGGCGTGGACCGGCGACAAGGAATCCATGATCCAGGTCCACGAGCAGGCGGCCCGCGACGCGGCCGCGCAGGGGGCCCAGGTGCTGTGCTTCCAGGAGCTGTTCTACGGGCCGTACTTCTGCCAGGTCCAGGACCCGGCGTTCTACGAGTACGCCGAGCAGATCCCCGAGGGCCCGATCGTGCGGCGTTTCCAGGCCCTGGCCAGGGAACTCGGCATCGTCCTGGTGCTGCCCATGTACGAGGAGGAGCAGCCCGGCGTCCTGTACAACACCGCAGCGGTGATCGACGCGGACGGCTCCTACCTGGGCAAGTACCGCAAGACCCACATCCCGCAGGTGCGCGGCTTCTGGGAGAAGTTCTACTTCCGCCCCGGCAACAGCGGCTGGCCCGTCTTCGACACCAAGGTCGGCAGGGTCGGCGTCTACATCTGCTACGACCGGCACTTCCCGGAGGGCTGGCGGGCCCTCGGACTCGCGGGCGCGGAGATCGTCTTCAACCCGTCGGCCACCTCGCGCGGTCTGTCCGGCTACCTGTGGCAGCTGGAGCAGCCGGCGGCGGCCGTCGCCAACGAGTACTTCGTCGGCGCGATCAACCGGGTGGGAGTCGAGGAGTACGGCGACAACGACTTCTACGGGACGAGCTACTTCGTCGACCCGGAGGCCCAGTTCGTCGGCGAGGTGGCGAGCGACAAGGAGACCGAACTGGTCGTCCGCGACCTGGACATGGCCAAGCTGCGCGAGGTCCGCGACCGTTGGCAGTTCTACCGCGACCGCGCGCCGGGCGCGTACGGCCCGCTGACGGCGCCGTAG
- a CDS encoding PucR family transcriptional regulator — translation MSVASEPLKTPQSAQPPSRPRTQEPTEPWEPPLSVRQVLALERVLAGEPEVVAGAGQLDRPVRWVHVAEAADVGVMLTGGEMVLTTGVLLAGDEDKQVEYVRSLHRAEAAALVLGLGRAFPTPPDAMRRAAERCGLPMIVLHRPFPFAELTEEVQSRLVRRKFAAVSLSEAVRTALTALITAGAPLQALLDEVAQHSACPVVVTNLAHRVLATAGERPAVDDVLRDWERIARQAGGSEGDGWIRAELGGRGERWGLIVLCGYRGDTATGRLLADRAAEALVLHRMLGGNAGCSWEEQSAQSLLTDLVGGAVPARQLLPRARAAGLPVNRRTFVPLVVRDGEPAELDRLLRLLGLSGLVAELAEGATAVLLSLARDQDADALTAHFAARLRAQPAAHRTVVAAADPRTAWEEVPAGLREARHVAEAVADSAAVLDLPAVVRLKDVHLRGLIRLLRDDPHVQSFAERELDGLLRRGADDLLSVLRTYLATGRNKSRTAQLHHVSRPALYRRLEAIQTRLGVDLDDFEQAASVHIALLAHDAQQE, via the coding sequence ATGTCCGTCGCCTCGGAGCCCCTGAAGACCCCGCAGTCCGCACAGCCCCCGTCCCGCCCGCGGACCCAGGAGCCCACGGAGCCGTGGGAACCGCCGCTGTCGGTCCGCCAGGTGCTCGCCCTGGAGCGGGTGCTCGCCGGGGAGCCCGAGGTGGTGGCCGGCGCGGGCCAGCTCGACCGGCCCGTGCGCTGGGTGCACGTGGCCGAGGCGGCCGACGTCGGTGTGATGCTCACCGGCGGCGAGATGGTGCTCACCACCGGGGTGCTCCTCGCCGGTGACGAGGACAAACAGGTCGAGTACGTGCGGTCACTGCACCGGGCCGAGGCGGCGGCCCTGGTGCTGGGGCTCGGCCGGGCCTTCCCCACCCCGCCCGACGCGATGCGGCGGGCCGCCGAGCGGTGCGGCCTGCCCATGATTGTCCTGCACCGTCCCTTCCCCTTCGCCGAGCTCACCGAGGAGGTCCAGTCCCGCCTGGTGCGGCGCAAGTTCGCCGCCGTCAGCCTCTCGGAGGCCGTACGCACCGCGCTGACCGCGCTGATCACGGCGGGCGCCCCGCTGCAGGCGCTGCTCGACGAGGTCGCCCAGCACAGCGCCTGCCCCGTCGTCGTCACCAACCTCGCCCACCGCGTCCTCGCCACGGCGGGCGAGCGGCCGGCCGTGGACGACGTGCTGCGGGACTGGGAGCGCATCGCCCGGCAGGCCGGCGGCAGCGAGGGCGACGGCTGGATCCGCGCCGAGCTGGGCGGGCGCGGGGAGCGGTGGGGCCTGATCGTGCTGTGCGGCTACCGCGGCGACACCGCCACAGGCCGGCTGCTCGCGGACCGCGCCGCCGAAGCGCTGGTCCTGCACCGCATGCTCGGCGGCAATGCCGGGTGCTCCTGGGAGGAGCAGTCCGCGCAGAGCCTGCTGACCGACCTGGTCGGCGGGGCCGTACCGGCCCGGCAGCTGCTGCCCCGCGCGCGGGCCGCCGGGCTGCCGGTCAACCGGCGCACCTTCGTGCCGCTGGTCGTACGCGACGGCGAGCCCGCCGAACTGGACCGGCTGCTGCGCCTGCTGGGCCTGTCCGGGCTGGTCGCCGAGCTCGCGGAGGGCGCCACCGCCGTGCTGCTCAGCCTCGCTCGCGACCAGGACGCCGACGCCCTCACCGCGCACTTCGCGGCCCGGCTGCGCGCCCAGCCGGCCGCGCACCGCACGGTCGTCGCCGCCGCGGACCCCCGGACCGCCTGGGAGGAGGTGCCCGCCGGGCTGCGCGAGGCCCGGCACGTCGCGGAGGCCGTCGCCGACTCCGCCGCCGTCCTGGACCTCCCGGCCGTCGTACGCCTCAAGGACGTCCACCTGCGGGGCCTGATCCGGCTGCTGCGGGACGACCCGCACGTGCAGTCCTTCGCCGAGCGGGAGCTCGACGGGCTGCTCCGCCGGGGCGCGGACGACCTGCTCTCCGTACTGCGCACCTACCTCGCCACCGGCCGCAACAAGTCCCGCACCGCCCAGCTCCACCACGTCTCCCGGCCCGCGCTCTACCGCCGCCTGGAGGCCATACAGACCCGCCTCGGCGTGGACCTCGACGACTTCGAACAGGCCGCCTCGGTGCACATAGCGCTCCTCGCGCACGACGCGCAACAGGAGTGA
- a CDS encoding TIGR03842 family LLM class F420-dependent oxidoreductase — protein MDFGLVLQTDPPASRVIDLMQRAERNGFTHGWTFDSAVLWQEPFVIYSQILANTRKLTVGPMVTNPGTRTWEVTASTFATLNDMFGNRTVCGIGRGDSAMRVAGRKPNTLARISEAMKVIRALGRGEEADLGGTVIRFPWIKPGAELPVWMAAYGPKALKMTGEEADGFILQLSDLYLTEYMVKAVKDAAAAAGRDPSEVKICVAAPAYVTEDDSPAALAHAREQCRWFGGMVGNHVADLVSRYGEHSAAVPEELTDYIKARQGYDYAHHGRSGNPDTRFVPDEIVDRFCVVGPVETHIEKLNALRELGVDQFAVYDMHDAQEAVIDAYGQKVIPSVNS, from the coding sequence ATGGACTTCGGACTCGTCCTGCAGACCGACCCGCCGGCCTCACGCGTCATCGACCTGATGCAGCGCGCCGAGCGCAACGGCTTCACCCACGGCTGGACCTTCGATTCGGCCGTGCTCTGGCAGGAGCCCTTCGTCATCTACAGCCAGATCCTCGCGAACACCCGGAAGCTGACGGTCGGCCCGATGGTCACCAACCCGGGCACCCGCACCTGGGAGGTCACCGCCTCCACCTTCGCCACCCTCAACGACATGTTCGGCAACCGCACGGTCTGCGGCATCGGCCGCGGCGACTCCGCGATGCGCGTCGCCGGCCGCAAACCCAACACCCTGGCCCGGATCAGCGAGGCCATGAAGGTCATCCGGGCACTGGGCCGCGGTGAGGAGGCCGATCTCGGTGGCACGGTGATCAGGTTCCCGTGGATCAAGCCGGGCGCCGAACTCCCCGTGTGGATGGCCGCGTACGGCCCCAAGGCACTGAAGATGACCGGTGAGGAGGCCGACGGGTTCATCCTTCAGTTGTCGGACCTGTACCTCACTGAGTACATGGTCAAGGCCGTGAAGGACGCGGCGGCCGCGGCCGGCCGCGACCCCTCCGAGGTGAAGATCTGCGTCGCAGCCCCGGCGTACGTCACCGAGGACGACTCGCCCGCGGCGCTCGCCCACGCCCGTGAGCAGTGCCGCTGGTTCGGCGGGATGGTCGGCAACCACGTCGCCGACCTGGTCTCCCGCTACGGCGAGCACTCCGCCGCCGTACCCGAGGAGCTCACCGACTACATCAAGGCCCGCCAGGGGTACGACTACGCCCACCACGGGCGCAGCGGCAACCCGGACACCCGGTTCGTGCCCGACGAGATCGTCGACCGGTTCTGCGTCGTGGGCCCGGTCGAGACGCACATCGAGAAGCTGAACGCGCTGCGCGAACTGGGCGTCGACCAGTTCGCCGTGTACGACATGCACGACGCGCAGGAAGCCGTGATCGACGCGTACGGGCAGAAGGTCATCCCGTCCGTCAACTCCTGA
- a CDS encoding NCS1 family nucleobase:cation symporter-1: MSSIERTLTDPAVVQQEYADGRVALSDPAVLDGSRFANADLVPVPITRRTWGTYNYLALWVGMAHCIPSWTLASGLVALGMDWKQAVLTIALANVIVLVPMLLTGHAGTKYGIPFPVFARASFGVRGANLPAMVRAAVACCWFGIQTWIGGEGIFLLAGKLFGHGWLHAVSIAGTPWTQWLSFVVFWLIEVAIITRGMETLRRVENWAAPLVIVGALALLGFMAAKAGGFGPLLDQPSSLGWGSGFWKVFFPSLMGMIGFWSTLSLNIPDFTRFGGSQRAQLWGQALGLPTTMTLFAILSVLVTSGSQAVYGAPIWDPIALSARMSNTVGALFALLIVMVATLSVNIAANVVSPAYDLSHLLPRLVSFRTGALITGVIGILIMPWKLIANPHVYIFTWLGFVGGLLGTVAGILVADYWIVRRTRLALGELYQSGGRYWYTGGWNLRAVAAFVIGGILAVGGSYSTVVKGVKQGPFPADGVIPFLKPLADYGWAVGLASALLVYTSLSLGRRQNHSS; this comes from the coding sequence ATGTCCTCCATCGAACGAACCCTGACCGATCCGGCCGTTGTGCAGCAGGAGTATGCGGACGGCCGGGTCGCCCTGTCCGATCCCGCAGTGCTGGACGGTTCGCGCTTCGCCAACGCGGACCTGGTGCCGGTCCCGATCACGCGTCGGACATGGGGTACTTACAACTATCTCGCCCTGTGGGTGGGAATGGCGCACTGCATTCCGTCGTGGACGCTGGCCTCGGGGCTGGTGGCGCTGGGAATGGACTGGAAGCAGGCGGTGCTGACGATCGCGCTGGCGAACGTGATCGTGCTGGTGCCGATGCTGCTGACCGGTCACGCCGGCACCAAGTACGGGATACCTTTCCCGGTCTTCGCGCGGGCGTCGTTCGGGGTGCGCGGGGCGAACCTGCCGGCGATGGTGCGGGCGGCGGTGGCGTGCTGCTGGTTCGGCATACAGACGTGGATCGGCGGTGAGGGCATCTTTCTGCTGGCCGGCAAGCTGTTCGGCCACGGCTGGCTGCACGCCGTCTCGATAGCGGGCACGCCGTGGACCCAGTGGCTGTCGTTCGTGGTGTTCTGGCTCATCGAGGTCGCCATCATCACCCGCGGCATGGAGACCCTGCGCAGGGTGGAGAACTGGGCGGCGCCCCTGGTGATCGTGGGCGCACTGGCGCTGCTGGGGTTCATGGCCGCCAAGGCGGGCGGCTTCGGCCCGCTGCTGGACCAGCCCTCCAGCCTGGGCTGGGGGAGCGGGTTCTGGAAGGTGTTCTTCCCCTCTCTGATGGGCATGATCGGCTTCTGGTCCACGCTGTCACTGAACATCCCCGACTTCACGCGCTTCGGCGGCAGCCAGCGCGCCCAGTTGTGGGGCCAGGCCCTGGGACTGCCGACCACGATGACACTGTTCGCGATCCTTTCGGTGCTGGTGACGTCCGGCTCCCAGGCCGTCTACGGGGCGCCGATCTGGGACCCGATCGCACTGAGCGCGAGGATGAGCAACACCGTCGGTGCCTTGTTCGCGCTGCTGATCGTGATGGTGGCGACCCTGTCGGTGAACATCGCCGCCAATGTCGTGTCCCCGGCCTACGACCTGTCGCACCTGCTGCCGCGACTGGTCAGCTTCCGCACCGGCGCGCTGATCACCGGCGTGATCGGCATCCTGATCATGCCGTGGAAGCTGATCGCCAACCCGCATGTGTACATCTTCACGTGGCTCGGCTTCGTCGGCGGCCTGCTCGGCACGGTAGCGGGCATTCTCGTCGCCGATTACTGGATCGTGCGCCGTACCCGTCTGGCATTGGGGGAGCTGTACCAGTCCGGCGGCCGCTACTGGTACACCGGCGGCTGGAACCTGCGCGCGGTGGCCGCCTTCGTGATCGGTGGCATTCTTGCCGTCGGCGGCTCGTACTCGACCGTGGTCAAGGGCGTCAAGCAGGGCCCGTTCCCCGCCGACGGGGTCATCCCGTTCCTCAAGCCCCTGGCCGACTACGGCTGGGCCGTCGGGCTGGCCTCCGCTCTGCTGGTGTACACCTCGCTCAGCCTGGGCCGTAGGCAGAACCACTCCAGCTGA
- a CDS encoding DUF488 domain-containing protein — MDTPLFTFGHGTADREQVIGLLHHAGVAAVVDVRTAPGSRRNPDMLRQRLAEWMPAGSVAYRWEPDLGGFRKPAPDSPDSFWRNDSFRGYAGYTRSEEFVAAMDRLLDEAASVRTAVMCGETVWWRCHRRLIADFAVLARAVPVLHLMHDGRTSPHVPTAGVRLREDGLLVYDGPAG; from the coding sequence ATGGACACGCCTCTGTTCACCTTCGGGCACGGCACCGCGGACCGCGAGCAGGTCATCGGCCTGTTGCACCACGCAGGCGTCGCGGCGGTGGTGGACGTGCGCACCGCTCCGGGCAGCCGCCGCAACCCCGACATGCTCCGGCAGCGGCTCGCCGAGTGGATGCCGGCGGGCTCCGTCGCCTACCGGTGGGAGCCCGACCTGGGCGGATTCCGCAAGCCGGCTCCGGACAGCCCTGACTCCTTCTGGCGCAACGACTCCTTCCGCGGATACGCCGGGTACACACGCTCGGAGGAGTTCGTCGCCGCGATGGACCGGCTGCTGGACGAAGCCGCGAGTGTCCGCACGGCGGTCATGTGCGGTGAAACGGTGTGGTGGCGCTGTCACCGCCGCCTCATCGCCGACTTCGCGGTGCTCGCCCGCGCGGTACCGGTCCTGCACCTCATGCACGACGGGCGGACGAGCCCCCACGTGCCGACCGCCGGTGTGCGACTGCGCGAGGACGGGCTCCTCGTCTACGACGGCCCGGCGGGGTAG
- a CDS encoding ATP-binding protein yields MNRPAPQLAAPTGTFTQLLSSTRRGARLARLLAVAQLRPWGVPQDLTERAEVVVAELAGNAVLHGRVPGRCFRLTLTFDPSAGRLRVEVSDARGDLYPQIATGAAEPDVLRLGGRGLTLVTALADHWDCVPYPPVGKTVRAVLSTGGEATAVTGGASGAVRLPEG; encoded by the coding sequence ATGAACCGACCTGCTCCCCAACTGGCAGCCCCCACCGGCACCTTTACCCAGCTGCTGTCGTCCACCCGGCGCGGTGCCCGGCTCGCCCGGCTGCTCGCGGTGGCCCAACTGCGGCCCTGGGGCGTACCGCAGGACCTCACAGAGCGTGCCGAAGTCGTCGTCGCGGAGCTTGCCGGCAACGCCGTCCTCCACGGCCGCGTGCCAGGCCGCTGCTTCCGGCTGACGCTCACCTTCGACCCGTCGGCCGGCCGACTGCGCGTGGAGGTCAGCGACGCCCGAGGAGACCTCTACCCGCAGATCGCGACGGGGGCCGCCGAACCCGACGTACTACGCCTCGGCGGGCGCGGCCTCACGCTCGTCACCGCCCTCGCCGACCACTGGGACTGCGTCCCCTACCCACCCGTCGGCAAGACCGTCCGGGCAGTGCTCTCGACGGGAGGGGAGGCGACTGCCGTCACCGGCGGAGCGTCCGGCGCTGTCCGATTGCCGGAGGGCTAG
- a CDS encoding aspartate aminotransferase family protein, whose product MNDLYDRHRAVLPDWLALYYEDPIEITHGEGRHVWDAQGNRYLDFFGGILTTMTAHALPEITKAVSEQAGRILHSSTLYLNRPMVELAERIAQLSGIPDARVFFTTSGTEANDTALLLATTYRRSNTVLAMRNSYHGRSFSAIGITGNRSWSPSSLSPLQTLYVHGGVRTRGPYAHLDDSAFIAACVEDLQDLLGHTRPPAALIAEPIQGVGGFTSPPDGLYAAFRDVLRERGILWIADEVQTGWGRTGDHFWGWQAHGQSGPPDIVTFAKGIGNGMSIGGVVARAEIMNCLDANSISTFGGTQITMAAGLANLNYLVEHDLQGNARRVGGMLIERLRSVAAQLPGVREVRGRGLMIGVELARPGTDEADPQAAAAVLEAARADGLLIGKGGGHNTSALRIAPPLSLTVAEAEEGAAILERALRSAY is encoded by the coding sequence GTGAACGACCTGTACGACCGTCATCGGGCCGTCCTGCCCGACTGGCTCGCCCTCTACTACGAGGACCCGATCGAGATCACCCACGGCGAGGGCCGCCACGTCTGGGACGCCCAAGGCAACAGGTACCTCGACTTCTTCGGCGGCATCCTCACCACCATGACCGCCCACGCGCTGCCCGAGATCACCAAGGCGGTGAGCGAGCAGGCCGGGCGGATCCTCCATTCCTCCACGCTCTACCTCAACCGGCCGATGGTCGAACTCGCCGAGCGCATCGCCCAGTTGAGCGGCATCCCGGACGCCCGCGTCTTCTTCACCACCTCCGGCACCGAGGCCAACGACACCGCGCTGCTGCTCGCCACCACCTACCGGCGCAGCAACACCGTCCTGGCCATGCGCAACAGCTACCACGGCCGTTCCTTCAGCGCGATCGGCATCACCGGCAACAGGTCCTGGTCCCCGAGCTCCCTCTCCCCGCTGCAGACGCTGTACGTCCACGGGGGCGTGCGCACGCGCGGACCCTACGCCCACCTCGACGACTCCGCCTTCATCGCGGCCTGTGTGGAGGACCTCCAGGACCTCCTCGGCCACACCCGCCCGCCTGCCGCCCTGATCGCCGAGCCCATCCAGGGCGTCGGCGGCTTCACCTCGCCGCCGGACGGCCTCTACGCGGCCTTCCGGGACGTGCTGCGGGAGCGCGGCATCCTCTGGATCGCCGACGAGGTGCAGACCGGCTGGGGCCGCACCGGCGACCACTTCTGGGGCTGGCAGGCGCACGGGCAGAGCGGCCCGCCCGACATCGTCACCTTCGCCAAGGGCATCGGCAACGGCATGTCCATCGGCGGCGTGGTCGCCCGCGCCGAGATCATGAACTGCCTGGACGCCAACAGCATCTCCACCTTCGGCGGCACCCAGATCACCATGGCCGCGGGCCTCGCCAACCTCAACTACCTCGTCGAACACGACCTGCAGGGCAACGCCCGGCGCGTCGGCGGGATGCTCATCGAGCGGCTGCGGTCCGTCGCCGCGCAACTGCCCGGCGTACGGGAGGTCCGCGGGCGCGGGCTGATGATCGGCGTCGAACTCGCCAGGCCCGGCACGGACGAGGCCGACCCGCAGGCGGCCGCCGCCGTCCTCGAGGCCGCCCGCGCCGACGGACTGCTCATCGGCAAGGGCGGCGGCCACAACACCAGCGCCCTGCGCATCGCCCCGCCGCTGTCCCTGACCGTCGCGGAGGCCGAAGAGGGCGCCGCGATCCTCGAACGCGCGCTGCGGAGCGCGTACTGA
- a CDS encoding DUF397 domain-containing protein, with protein MSSGTTELAWFKSSYSGSEGDSCVEIAIAEQAVHVRDSKDVSRPAFVVGREGWRSFVRFVDHA; from the coding sequence ATGAGCAGCGGTACGACGGAACTCGCCTGGTTCAAGTCCAGCTACAGCGGTAGCGAGGGCGACAGCTGTGTGGAGATCGCGATCGCCGAACAGGCCGTCCACGTACGGGACTCCAAGGACGTGAGCCGCCCGGCCTTCGTGGTCGGCCGTGAGGGCTGGCGGTCGTTCGTGCGGTTCGTGGACCACGCCTGA